The Pungitius pungitius chromosome 10, fPunPun2.1, whole genome shotgun sequence genome has a window encoding:
- the dcbld2 gene encoding discoidin, CUB and LCCL domain-containing protein 2 isoform X2 produces the protein MNIKLNRTNTFMKYCGLNVMVKELIESTGNQVTVQFMSGNHQAGRGFYLSYSTTKHSDLITCVDKGTDFPEAEFSKYCPAGCLTSTEEISGTMPKGYRESSPVCVAAVHAGVVSNAEGGRIDVVSSKGIPHYEAMLANNVTSTGGTLSNSLFTFKTHGCYGRLGLESSGVADTQLSASSVWEWNNIVGEDSVWAPSGARLNKAGLPWASSEINSQQWLQVDLKREKRITGIATTGSTLREYQYYVSAYRVLYSNNGQQWFIYREANSSQDKIFQGNINYQQEVRNNFIPPIEARFVRINPTLWHQRIALKLELLGCQNPNAGRGKADPRSRGSSPSHHTPPPAGTKRPPHLDGTTHTPDIRNTTMPPHTGKDVALAAVLLPVLVMVLTALILIVVCAWHWKNRKKSSEGTYDLPHWDRTDWWKSMKQLLPSRMVETEDAVRYSSSSEVGRLTVGGAAPRLHAEPAEYAQPLVSGVTTLGARSTFKPDEGPDPGYSDPNLYDAPISPDVYHAYAEPLPASGSEYATPIVVDMGCHPSSLNQPPAACAFIGAGPVSLLPRTDSSQAGPSDYDTPKTSTGQVMPTEDLTYQVPQGSTQKPMGKS, from the exons ATGAACATTAAGCTCAATAGGACCAATACATTTA TGAAGTACTGCGGGCTAAATGTGATGGTCAAAGAGCTGATCGAGTCCACTGGAAACCAGGTCACTGTCCAGTTCATGAGTGGGAACCATCAAGCCGGACGTGGGTTCTACCTGTCCTACTCCACCACCAAACACTCCG ATCTAATCACCTGCGTGGACAAAGGGACGGATTTCCCCGAAGCAGAGTTCAG TAAATACTGTCCGGCTGGCTGCTTGACTTCCACTGAGGAGATTTCTGGAACTATGCCTAAGGGATATAGAGAG TcctcgcctgtgtgtgtggccgCCGTCCATGCAGGTGTGGTGTCCAAcgccgagggagggaggatagACGTGGTCAGCAGCAAAGGAATCCCTCACTATGAGGCCATGCTGGCCAACAATGTCACTTCCACCGG AGGAACTTTGTCCAACAGCCTATTCACCTTTAAGACACACG GCTGCTATGGAAGGCTTGGTTTAGAGTCCAGTGGTGTTGCGGACACCCAGCTGTCCGCTTCCTCTGTGTGGGAGTGGAACAACATCGTTGgtgaggacagtgtgtgggcGCCATCAGGAGCCCGGCTTAACAAGGCGGGGCTGCCTTGGGCATCTTCTGAGATCAACTCGCAGCAGTGGCTGCAGGTTGATCtcaagagggagaagaggatcACAG GTATCGCCACCACCGGCTCCACCCTAAGAGAATACCAGTACTATGTTTCAGCATACCGGGTCCTGTACAGTAACAATGGCCAGCAGTGGTTCATCTACAGGGAAGCAAATTCTTCCCAAGACAAG ATTTTTCAAGGCAACATAAATTACCAGCAAGAGGTGAGAAATAACTTCATCCCCCCAATCGAGGCCCGGTTTGTGAGGATAAATCCAACGCTGTGGCACCAACGAATCGCGCTCAAGTTGGAGCTGCTCGGCTGCCAAAACCCAAACGCAG GAAGGGGTAAAGCAGATCCAAGGTCGAGGGGGTCTTCCCCCTCCCACCATACTCCACCTCCCGCCGGTAcaaaacgccccccccaccttgaCGGAACCACACACACCCCGGACATTAGAAATACCACTATGCCTCCTCACACTGGCAAAG ATGTGGCCCTGGCAGCAGTTCTGTTGCCCGTGTTGGTCATGGTTCTGACTGCCCTCATCCTGATAGTGGTGTGTGCTTGGCACTGGAAGAACAG GAAAAAGAGCTCTGAAGGAACGTATGATCTCCCTCACTGGGACCGCACAG ACTGGTGGAAAAGCATGAAGCAGCTGCTGCCCTCTAGGATGGTGGAGACTGAAGACGCGGTTCGCTACAGCAGCAGTAGTGAGGTGGGCCGACTCACAGTGGGAGGTGCTGCACCCAGACTGCATGCTGAACCTGCAG AATATGCTCAGCCCCTGGTGAGCGGCGTTACGACGCTGGGGGCCCGGTCGACCTTTAAGCCGGATGAGGGGCCCGACCCGGGGTACTCTGACCCCAACCTGTACGATGCCCCCATCTCACCAGACGTGTACCACGCCTATGCTGAGCCCCTGCCCGCCTCGGGATCAGAGTACGCCACACCCATAGTGGTCGACATGGGTTGCCACCCGTCCTCTCTGAACCAGCCCCCAGCAGCGTGCGCTTTCATAGGTGCGGGGCCGGTGTCCCTGCTCCCGCGCACAGACAGCAGCCAGGCAGGGCCGTCGGACTACGACACGCCCAAAACATCCACGGGACAGGTCATGCCCACCGAGGATCTGACCTATCAGGTACCTCAGGGTAGCACTCAGAAGCCAATGGGCAAGAGCTGA
- the dcbld2 gene encoding discoidin, CUB and LCCL domain-containing protein 2 isoform X1, which yields MGRVVMEGRDPPAAGVLLRSILVVLAAQGGRAQKGDGCGPSVLGPNSGTLSSLGYPRTYPNNTVCEWEISVPHGDRVHFRFAELDIEDGNCQVNYLRLYNGVGPERSEIVKYCGLNVMVKELIESTGNQVTVQFMSGNHQAGRGFYLSYSTTKHSDLITCVDKGTDFPEAEFSKYCPAGCLTSTEEISGTMPKGYRESSPVCVAAVHAGVVSNAEGGRIDVVSSKGIPHYEAMLANNVTSTGGTLSNSLFTFKTHGCYGRLGLESSGVADTQLSASSVWEWNNIVGEDSVWAPSGARLNKAGLPWASSEINSQQWLQVDLKREKRITGIATTGSTLREYQYYVSAYRVLYSNNGQQWFIYREANSSQDKIFQGNINYQQEVRNNFIPPIEARFVRINPTLWHQRIALKLELLGCQNPNAGRGKADPRSRGSSPSHHTPPPAGTKRPPHLDGTTHTPDIRNTTMPPHTGKDVALAAVLLPVLVMVLTALILIVVCAWHWKNRKKSSEGTYDLPHWDRTDWWKSMKQLLPSRMVETEDAVRYSSSSEVGRLTVGGAAPRLHAEPAEYAQPLVSGVTTLGARSTFKPDEGPDPGYSDPNLYDAPISPDVYHAYAEPLPASGSEYATPIVVDMGCHPSSLNQPPAACAFIGAGPVSLLPRTDSSQAGPSDYDTPKTSTGQVMPTEDLTYQVPQGSTQKPMGKS from the exons ATGGGCAGGGTGGTAATGGAGGGCAGGGACCCGCCAGCGGCCGGGGTTCTCCTCCGGTCGATCCTCGTCGTGCTCGCCGCGCAGGGCGGTCGAGCGCAGAAAG gtgatGGCTGTGGCCCCAGTGTGCTTGGCCCCAACAGTGGGACTCTGTCCTCCCTGGGTTACCCGAGGACATATCCCAACAACACGGTGTGCGAGTGGGAGATCAGCGTTCCCCATGGCGACCGGGTCCACTTTCGTTTTGCGGAGCTGGACATTGAAGACGGCAACTGCCAGGTCAACTACCTCCGCCTCTACAACGGTGTCGGGCCTGAGAGGAGCGAGATTG TGAAGTACTGCGGGCTAAATGTGATGGTCAAAGAGCTGATCGAGTCCACTGGAAACCAGGTCACTGTCCAGTTCATGAGTGGGAACCATCAAGCCGGACGTGGGTTCTACCTGTCCTACTCCACCACCAAACACTCCG ATCTAATCACCTGCGTGGACAAAGGGACGGATTTCCCCGAAGCAGAGTTCAG TAAATACTGTCCGGCTGGCTGCTTGACTTCCACTGAGGAGATTTCTGGAACTATGCCTAAGGGATATAGAGAG TcctcgcctgtgtgtgtggccgCCGTCCATGCAGGTGTGGTGTCCAAcgccgagggagggaggatagACGTGGTCAGCAGCAAAGGAATCCCTCACTATGAGGCCATGCTGGCCAACAATGTCACTTCCACCGG AGGAACTTTGTCCAACAGCCTATTCACCTTTAAGACACACG GCTGCTATGGAAGGCTTGGTTTAGAGTCCAGTGGTGTTGCGGACACCCAGCTGTCCGCTTCCTCTGTGTGGGAGTGGAACAACATCGTTGgtgaggacagtgtgtgggcGCCATCAGGAGCCCGGCTTAACAAGGCGGGGCTGCCTTGGGCATCTTCTGAGATCAACTCGCAGCAGTGGCTGCAGGTTGATCtcaagagggagaagaggatcACAG GTATCGCCACCACCGGCTCCACCCTAAGAGAATACCAGTACTATGTTTCAGCATACCGGGTCCTGTACAGTAACAATGGCCAGCAGTGGTTCATCTACAGGGAAGCAAATTCTTCCCAAGACAAG ATTTTTCAAGGCAACATAAATTACCAGCAAGAGGTGAGAAATAACTTCATCCCCCCAATCGAGGCCCGGTTTGTGAGGATAAATCCAACGCTGTGGCACCAACGAATCGCGCTCAAGTTGGAGCTGCTCGGCTGCCAAAACCCAAACGCAG GAAGGGGTAAAGCAGATCCAAGGTCGAGGGGGTCTTCCCCCTCCCACCATACTCCACCTCCCGCCGGTAcaaaacgccccccccaccttgaCGGAACCACACACACCCCGGACATTAGAAATACCACTATGCCTCCTCACACTGGCAAAG ATGTGGCCCTGGCAGCAGTTCTGTTGCCCGTGTTGGTCATGGTTCTGACTGCCCTCATCCTGATAGTGGTGTGTGCTTGGCACTGGAAGAACAG GAAAAAGAGCTCTGAAGGAACGTATGATCTCCCTCACTGGGACCGCACAG ACTGGTGGAAAAGCATGAAGCAGCTGCTGCCCTCTAGGATGGTGGAGACTGAAGACGCGGTTCGCTACAGCAGCAGTAGTGAGGTGGGCCGACTCACAGTGGGAGGTGCTGCACCCAGACTGCATGCTGAACCTGCAG AATATGCTCAGCCCCTGGTGAGCGGCGTTACGACGCTGGGGGCCCGGTCGACCTTTAAGCCGGATGAGGGGCCCGACCCGGGGTACTCTGACCCCAACCTGTACGATGCCCCCATCTCACCAGACGTGTACCACGCCTATGCTGAGCCCCTGCCCGCCTCGGGATCAGAGTACGCCACACCCATAGTGGTCGACATGGGTTGCCACCCGTCCTCTCTGAACCAGCCCCCAGCAGCGTGCGCTTTCATAGGTGCGGGGCCGGTGTCCCTGCTCCCGCGCACAGACAGCAGCCAGGCAGGGCCGTCGGACTACGACACGCCCAAAACATCCACGGGACAGGTCATGCCCACCGAGGATCTGACCTATCAGGTACCTCAGGGTAGCACTCAGAAGCCAATGGGCAAGAGCTGA
- the tmem30c gene encoding transmembrane protein 30C — MGKVKDKCGPLARRPDNSAFKQQRLPAWSPMLTANTVLPFFYFMALLCMFLGVWLLLTVQDTQELKLDYTDAGTCITCFEMRKNLSKAADTCKCTLEFQIEETFKGDVFFYYGLQNFHQNLRRYMDSRDDGQMVGRKNKLKNPSTYCTPFETNQDGLPIAPCGAVANSIFNDSFTLHYLGTSGSVVPLLRTGISWYTDKNIKYRNPANGSMPLAQVFEGTAQPPYWHKPVYELDTHSPNNNGFINDDLIVWMREAAFPNFKKLYGVLHRGDKTFTKGLPAGNYRLNVSYNFPVQYFRGRKEVVLTTLTWFGGQNHFLPVAYLVTSCLILLVAVVLTVVWFKFGKNERKMQE, encoded by the exons ATGGGAAAAGTGAAGGACAAGTGTGGGCCCTTGGCTCGGAGGCCAGACAACTCTGCTTTCAAACAGCAGCGGCTCCCTGCCTGGTCTCCCATGCTAACGGCTAACACCGTGCTGCCCTTCTTCTACTTCATGGCTCTGTTGTGCATGTTCCTCGGCGTGTGGCTGCTGCTAACTGTGCAGGACACACAGGAACTAAAG CTGGACTACACAGATGCTGGGACATGTATAACTTGTTTTGAAATGCGGAAAAATTTGAGCAAAGCAGCAGATACTTGTAAATGCACGCTGGAGTTTCAAATTGAGGAGACATTCAAG GGAGATGTCTTCTTCTACTATGGCCTCCAGAACTTCCATCAGAACCTCCGCAGATACATGGACTCCAGAGATGATGGACAGATGGTTGGAAGAAAGAATAAATTGAAG AACCCAAGCACATACTGCACGCCGTTCGAAACGAACCAAGATGGCCTCCCCATTGCCCCCTGCGGTGCTGTGGCCAACAGCATCTTCAACG ACTCCTTCACGCTGCACTATCTGGGCACCAGCGGCTCCGTGGTCCCTCTGTTACGGACGGGCATCAGCTGGTACACTGACAAAAACATCAAGTACCGCAACCCGGCGAACGGCAGCATGCCGTTAGCTCAAGTGTTTGAAG GTACTGCGCAGCCGCCGTACTGGCACAAACCCGTGTACGAGCTCGACACCcacagcccaaacaacaacggCTTCATCAACGACGACCTGATAGTGTGGATGAGAGAGGCGGCCTTCCCCAACTTCAAGAAGCTCTACGGGGTCTTGCACCGAGGCGACAAGACCTTCACCAAGGGTCTGCCTGCAGGGAACTACAGACTTAACGTGTCCTACA ACTTCCCTGTGCAGTACTTCCGAGGCAGAAAGGAAGTGGTGCTGACCACGCTGACCTGGTTCGGAGGACAGAATCACTTCCTGCCGGTGGCCTACCTCGTAACCAGCTGCCTGATCCTCCTTGTGGCCGTCGTCCTCACGGTGGTGTGGTTCAAGTTTGGGAAGAACGAGAGGAAGATGCAGGAATGA
- the cmss1 gene encoding protein CMSS1: MGDDLGEEWWTHEGNSDAFAAEEDTQPLKQLQEKDNKKKKPEKRKCVTEATVKAKKKKEIEQKKAAEDEKSTKSKRKRKKKTITDVLSSLEPKPGSPADLQNLLTQHFSDKLSVIEQEELKLLDSSFLSSNDLTHTVSSYLKQVCPKWSKIQKQHTEKRALVLLVVCSSAIRAIKLIKQMTAFKGEAKAVKLFAKHIKIEEQVKLLQKGTTHIGVGTPGRMSALVEKEGLSLHALKYVVLDWNWRDQKLRRMVDVPEIKLDLMKLLEGGILKRCKEDKVKIGLF; this comes from the exons ATGCGTTTGCGGCcgaggaggacacacaaccactgAAACAGCTGCAAGAGaaggacaacaaaaagaaaaagccagagAAGAGGAAGTGTGTAACTGAGGCAACCGTTaaagccaagaagaagaaagagattgAACAG AAGAAAGCTGCTGAGGATGAAAAGTCAACAAAAtccaaaagaaagaggaag AAGAAGACTATTACAGATGTGCTGTCCTCTTTGGAGCCAAAACCGGGCTCTCCAGCAGACCTGCAGAACCTGCTTACGCAGCACTTCTCAGACAAGCTCTCTGTAATCGAGCAGGAGGAGCTCAAACTGCTGG ACTCCAGCTTCCTGTCCAGTAATGACTTGACGCACACAGTCTCCTCGTATCTCAAACAAG tttgccCCAAGTGGTCGAAGATTCAAAAGCAGCACACTGAGAAGAGGGCCTTGGTTCTGCTAGTTGTCTGTAGCTCCGCCATTCGAGCCATCAAGCTCATCAA GCAGATGACGGCGTTCAAGGGCGAAGCTAAAGCAGTGAAACTTTTTGCTAAACACATCAAG ATAGAGGAGCAGGTGAAGCTGCTCCAAAAGGGCACCACCCACATAGGAGTAGGGACACCCGGCAGGATGAGCGCTCTTGTTGAGAAGG AGGGTTTGAGCCTGCATGCGTTGAAGTACGTGGTCCTGGACTGGAACTGGAGGGACCAAAAGCTCAGAAGGATGGTGGACGTTCCTGAG ATCAAACTGGACTTAATGAAGCTGCTGGAGGGCGGTATCCTGAAGCGTTGCAAAGAAGACAAAGTCAAAATTGGACTATTTTAA